Proteins from one Mauremys mutica isolate MM-2020 ecotype Southern chromosome 14, ASM2049712v1, whole genome shotgun sequence genomic window:
- the LOC123349373 gene encoding regulator of G-protein signaling 9-binding protein — protein MVKEECKALLDALSKVTACYRHMVLTIGGTSDSQNLREELKKTRQKAQELAVANRNKLTAVLKDKTVSKEDKAEFERLWVIFSTCMEILEIDMRRALELGQEFPLNVPKKHLIQTGMSGGTSGVAARAMSVQNMKYEAEHNIDVVDLKDLENEINQVGEMMYEMEMKVNVPQWTVEAKQDPGAELKSTISVGASSIGMISVEENKSFCDISKVLAGIIFSAVLIIAIVLAVCVVKLS, from the coding sequence ATGGTGAAGGAGGAATGCAAGGCGCTGCTCGATGCGCTCAGCAAGGTGACTGCTTGCTATCGGCACATGGTGCTGACCATCGGGGGCACCTCGGACTCGCAGAACCTGCGGGAGGAGCTGAAGAAGACTCGGCAGAAAGCCCAGGAGCTGGCGGTGGCCAACAGGAACAAGCTCACCGCGGTCCTGAAGGACAAGACGGTGAGTAAGGAGGACAAGGCTGAATTCGAGAGGCTCTGGGTGATCTTCTCCACTTGCATGGAAATCCTGGAGATTGACATGAggagagccctggagctgggccaGGAGTTCCCCCTTAACGTGCCCAAAAAGCACCTGATCCAGACGGGCATGAGCGGGGGAACCTCTGGGGTGGCCGCCAGGGCTATGAGCGTCCAGAACATGAAATACGAGGCTGAACACAACATAGATGTAGTGGATTTGAAAGACCTGGAGAACGAGATCAACCAAGTAGGAGAGATGATGTACGAGATGGAGATGAAGGTGAATGTCCCCCAGTGGACAGTAGAGGCTAAACAGGATCCTGGGGCTGAACTCAAATCCACCATTAGCGTGGGCGCCTCCTCCATTGGCATGATCTCCGTGGAGGAAAACAAATCCTTTTGCGATATCAGCAAAGTTCTAGCTGGGATCATTTTCTCCGCGGTGCTCATTATCGCTATTGTCTTGGCGGTGTGTGTGGTAAAACTCTCATAG